The candidate division KSB1 bacterium genomic interval CGTCGATGCCAACGTGCTGATCTTTGAGCGCATCCGTGAGGAGCTGCGAACGGGGAAGACCGTACGCGCTGCTGTGGACGCCGGCTTTTCCCGTGCCTTCGTAACCATCCTTGATGCGAACGTAACCACCCTCCTGACGGCCCTGGTCCTCTATCAGTTTGGTACGGGGCCCATCCGGGGCTTTGCAGTGACGCTGTCTATCGGGCTGATCGCCAACATGTTCACGGCCGTATTCGTGGCGAGGGTTATCTACGACCACATCTTGGCCCGGAAGCCGGTTACAGCCAGTCTGAGCATCTGAGGAACTGACGACAAGGGAGCGAAGACGGGATGGAATTCCTTCGACAGCCTAACCTCGACTTCATCGGGGTCCGGAAATACATGTACGTGTTGTCGGCCTCTTTGATCGCCATTGGCGTAATTTCTCTGATTGTCCATCGGGGACCGAAGTACAGCATCGACTTCTTGGGCGGGACCGCGGTGCAGTTAAGGTTTGAGAAGCCGGTCCAAATTGGTTCTCTCCGCCAAGCTCTGGCCACCGTCGGGTTGGGACAGGCAGAGATCAAGCACTTCGGAGCCTCGAACGAGGTGCTGGTGCGCATGCCGGGCTCAGGTCAGAATCCGAGTCTGGTGAATGACGTGGTCGGGGCGATGTCCCGGGTCCTGGCGGATAATCCTGTGGAGGTGCGGAGAGTGGAGCGCGTGGGCCCGAAGATCGGGGGAGAACTGAGGCGCGCGGCCGTCTACGCGGTACTTATCTCCTTGGCGCTCTTGCTCATCTACATCTCCTGGCGATTCGAGTTTAAGTTTGCGGTGGGAGCGGTGGCGGCGCTCTTCCACGATGTGATGATTACCCTCGGGGTTTTCTCCCTGCTGGGTCAGGAGATCTCGCTCACCGTCTTGGCCGCCTTCCTGACTCTCGTCGGATATTCCTTGAACGACACGATCGTCGTCTACGACCGCATCCGCGAGAACCTCAAGATCTTTCGCCGGGATACGTTGGAATCGGTTATCAACAAGAGCGTTAATCAGGTGCTGTCGCGGACGATCATCACTTCGGGCACAACGTTTCTTGTCGTCCTCACACTGTTTTTCCTTGGCGGTGAGGTGATTCGGGGCTTTGCGCTGGCTTTACTGGTGGGTATCATCGTTGGGACGTATTCGTCCGTCTACGTGGCCAGTCCGATTGTGATCGAACTGGAACGCTGGGCTGAGGCGAGAAAGAGCGCTCAGCGTCGGCCCCGGCCAGCATGAGGTGACCCTCCTCATGACCGTGGCGGAATCGATAGAACGCGGGGTGATCATTTTGCGGATCACCGGGGATGTGCTTGGGGGCCCGGAGGCCCAGGAAATCAATGAACGTCTGCGGCACCATGTGCGGGCGGGTAACAAACACGTTGTGCTCGACGTCTCCGACGTGGGTGTGGTCAATAGCTCCGGTCTGGGCCTCCTGATCGCCGGCCTGACGATCGTGCGCAACGCGGGGGGTGAACTGCGCCTGGCCAACCCCTCGTCGCGATTGCGGAAGCTCCTCGAGGTGACCAAACTGGCGCACGTGTTCCCGGTGGATCCGAGCGTAGACGCAGCCCTGGCGCAGCTTGCCATCCCCTGAGCGAGGACTCGATACAGCGAAGCTCCGGGTATGCGCGTGCGTGCCCGGAGCGTTTTGTGTCCGGGCAAGGAGAGGAAACGGCATATGCCCGTCACCGTAGTGGTCGGTGCCCAATGGGGGGACGAGGGTAAGGGGAAGGTCGTGGACCTGCTGAGCGAGCGGTCCGACGTGGTCGCTCGCTACCAGGGTGGGGCCAATGCCGGCCACACCGTTGTGACCCAAGGCCGGCAACTTGTGCTCCATCTCGTCCCCGCGGGGATTCTCCATCCCGGCGTGACGTGTGTCATCGGCAATGGCGTCGTGGTCGATCCCTGGGCGCTGATCCGCGAGCTGGAGGAGCTGGAGGCGATGGGGATCGCGGTGGATGGTCGCCTCCTCGTAAGCCAGCAAGCTCATCTGGTGCTTCCCTACCACATCGAAATTGACCGCTTCCAGGAGGCGGTAGCGGAAGAACGGATCGGCACCACAGGGCGAGGGATTGGTCCTGCTTACGTCGACAAATACGCCCGATGCGGCGTTCGGGTGCAGGACCTGCGCGATCCCGAGGCCCTCCGCGAAGCGGTGCAGAGGCTTACCGCGGCGAAGAATCGACTACTGACCCAGGTATTCGGAGCCGCCCCCCTGGATCCCGAAAAGATCTGGGCGGACCTGCTTGCAACCCGGCCAAGGATCCTTCCCCTGATTGCGGACACGTCAGCCTTCCTGGCCCAGGCGATCGCGGGCGGAAAGCGCATCCTGGCCGAAGGGGCCCAGGGCACGCTCCTTGACGTGGACTTTGGGACCTATCCATTCGTGACCTCCTCCAGTCCGACCAGCGGTGGAGCATGCACGGGCCTGGGTATCGGTCCGACGTTCATTGACCGTGTGCTTGGGGTAGCCAAGGCCTACGTGACACGCGTAGGGAATGGCCCCTTGCCCACGGAGCTCACGGGAGAACTCGGCGAGGCCCTTCGCCGGTGGGGCGGGGAGTACGGGGCTACCACGGGGCGGCCGCGCCGCTGCGGATGGTTCGACGCCGTCGCGGCGCGCTACGCAGCTCGTGTCAACGGACTTGATGCGCTTCTTATCACCAAGCTGGACGTGCTGGACCAGCTCGAAACCATTCGCGTTTGTGTCGCCTACGAGGTGGACGGCGAGCGGCTGGAGACGTTTCCCGCAGATTGCGCCCTCTTAAGCCGCGCCCGTCCCGTCTACCGCGACTTTGCCGGCTGGAGGCGCAGCATCTGCGAAACCACGCGCTGGTCAGATCTTCCGCGCGAGGCTCAGCACTACGTCCGCGCTCTGGAAGAGCTCTGCGGTACGCCCATCGCCCTCCTATCGGTCGGTTCCGAGCGGGGTCGGACGATCATCCTCCGCGACGACCTGCTCCCGTAGCGGCAGCTGGATTGACTTACGGGTCTGTACCCGTGCACCGCGGCAGATGGAGAGAACCCCCTCTACCATCGCTTCAATTTCCATTGGTTGACAGCTACGTCGGCTTGGGACCGTGGCCGTTTCGCTCCCTGCCGATGGCTACACCAAAGGCCGCACTCCGCCGGTTAAGGAAGCTTGGGATCTACCGGGTGGTTGCGGTAGCCAACGCGGCCGTGCTCTACCGTGACCCTGCAGAAGCCGATGCAGAGCTCTTACGGTTACGCACGCAAGAGGCGGAGTCTCTGGCGGCAGTGGTCACAGTCTGTCCAGCGTTACCCGGGTGGGAGCGCGATCTCGAGAGGGCGCTGCAATCGGGTGCCGCGGGCGTTCGCCTTCTGCCATCCTATCACGGTTACAGCCTTCTCTCCGGCCTCGTTCGCCAGACCCTGGCTCTCTTGACAGACAACGGGGTCCCACTGGTGCTTCCCCTTCGGGTGGAAGACGAACGGCACCAGCATCCTGCCTGCACCGTGCCTGCGCTGACGCCGGACACGGTACTCCAGTGGCTTGGGTCGGTGAAGCCGCAGATCCCCATCGTCCTCCAGATGGGCCGCTTTGAGGAGTGGCGGAGGATTGCCCGGGAGCTGGGGAAGGATGCCCCCGTGTATTTCGATCTGTCCTTTGTGAACGGGCCAGATGGTGCGCTGGAAACGCTGGCCGATCTCGTCACACCCGCTCGACTCCTATTTGGGACGCGATTCCCTTTGCAATATCCGGAAGCTAAGCTGGAACAACTGGTCCTTGCCGATCTGGCGGAAGAGGACAAGCAGATGATTGGCCAGCGCAACGCCGAAGCCCTGTTCTTTCATCGGGGGGAGCAAGGGAGGTAGTGAAATCTCCACTGTATCCAGCGATCTGGGTTAGGTAACGCCGGATGTTTATTGACTCCCACGTGCATCTGGATGGGCTCACGGAGGCCTACTGGAGGTTGGCGGACTACTATGGAGTCCGAAAGCTTCTGGTGTCTCACTTAGGCATGGGGGAAGAGGATTTCAGTTATGACCCGGGCGAACACCAGGTAAGCCGCTGGAACAGCGCCGTGCTCCGTGCGTGCGCCGGGCGTCCAGGTAGGGTTGAGGGGATCTGCTACGCTAATCCGCGACATGGTGCTTCGGCCGTAGAGGAGGTTCGGCGGTGCCTCCGCGCAGGGATGATCGGCGTCAAGCTTTGGGTCAGCGTCCGCTTCGACGACGCGCGTGTCTACGGTGTGGTCCGGATTGCGGCCGCCGCGGGCGTACCGGTGCTGCTCCATGCGTGGAGGAAGAGTATCGGCCAGCTGGAGAATGAATCCACGCCGGATGAAGTGGCCCACCTCGCCAGACGCTTCCCGGAGGCGCGCTTCATCATGGCCCATTCGGGCGGCGACTGGTCGTACGGCTTGCGCGCCGTGGAATCGCTGAGCAGCGTATGGGTAGATGTTGCCTGTTCGGTCATTGACGAGGGGTTCCTCGAGACAGCCGTGGCGAGGCTGGGTCCCAAGCGTATTCTCTGGGGAACCGACGCCCCGGCCAGTGCCCTGCCGATCGCAGTTGGGAAGTTGCGCGCGGCCCAACTGCCCCGCTGGGTGAAAGCGCGCATTGCCTGGAAAAACGCCGCTGAGCTGTTCGCCCTGAGAGTATAGGGAATTCTGCCCAAGGCCATTCCCATTCGTCGCGCATCCCCGGAGGCAGGGGTATGGGGATCCGCAAATCCACGAAGGCATTGGTCTGGACCATCTGCCTTTTGGCGAACGCGCCGACGAGCGCTCAGGTGGTTCTCAACGAGGTGATGTTCGACCCGCTCGGCAATGAGGCCACCGACGAATTCGTGGAACTGGTCAATGTCGGATCCGACACGGTCGACCTGCACGGGTGGAAGTTAGGGGACCAGGACGAGCAGGATGCGCTTATTGACGCCGGCCACGGGTTGCGGGCAGCTCCGGGGCAGTTCATTCTGGTCCTTGACCCGAACTACTTCGAGGGCTCTCGTGTCTACGACTCTGTGATCCCTCCATCGGCTTTGGTGGTCACCATCGACGACGCCTCATTTGGGCGTAGCGGATTCTCTAACACCAGCCCTGAGACAGTCCTGCTGATATCGGCCAATGGCGATACGGTGTCCAGATACCGCTATAGCCTCGACAATGCCCCAGGTCATTCGGACGAGAAAATCGACCCCACTGCCGGCGACGGACCGGAGAATTGGGCTAATTCCCTTCGCGTAGGGGGAAGCCCCGGAGCCTGGAACTCCGTTGCCAGGACGAAAAGCCCCTGGACCGTGCACCTGCCGGGAGCCCTCTCGCTCGTGGCTGTTCCGGAACAGGAAGTCCTTGTGGAGCTCGTCGTGGAGGGCCCGTACCGTGAAACGGATACGTACATCCGCCTTGCTTTGTTCTGGGATCGGGATGATGACCGGCACCTGGACTCTGCAGAAGTAGTGCAAGAGACGTCGCTCCTCTTGCCAGCCTCCTCCCGGAGCGAGCGTGTGAGTCTGGCCTTTTGCCCTTGTTGTCCCGGCCTTTTCCTGCTGCGTGGAGCGATGCTCTCGCCGGTAGAGACGGTATCGGACGATTCTCTTTGCGTCCGGGTGGCAGCCCGCGTGGGCGACGTGCGCATCAATGAGATCTACTACCGACCGGAGTCTGGGCAGCCGGAGTGGGTCGAACTGGCAAATGTCAGCGACAGACCGGTGAATTTGGCCGGATGGCGTGTCAAGGACGCCACACCAGGAGCTGGTGCGGAGGTTCCAAACGCAGCTTCCTCCTGGCTCCTGGCCCCGGGTGGCCTTGCGGTGATCGCGGCCGACACGTCCGGGTGTGGCTTGGGCCGCCTTTGGCCTGGCCGCGTGTTCGTCCCTACCGGAGGATTTCCAAGCCTGAATAACAACGGGGATTCGGTAGTGGTGATCGACCCGGTGGGGAAGCGCATCGACGCTGTGGGCTACCTGCCTTCGTGGGGGGGAGGAGTGGGTGTTTCTCTGGAGCGAATTCGGGCCACAGGTCCATCCAACGAAAGGTCGAACTGGGCAAGCTGCAGGGCACCGTCCGGAGCCACGCCGGGAATGAGGAACTCTGTCGCGCCGCCCGACTCCGATCTTTCGGTAGCAGAAGTCCGGGCCATGGCTGGGTGTGTGGAGGAGCGGGCGAGAGTTGAGGTGCGCGTAGCGAATCACGGAACCGCGGAGATGCAAGGCGCAGTCCTCGGATTGCGCCTTTGGGAAGGGCTTCCCTGTATCGGGAGCGAACGCTACCTCAGCGTTCCCCTACCCGGCACATTGGCTCCTGGAGAGACTTCTGCCGTGATTGAGAGCTGGTTACCGGCTGCGCCTGGATGGACAAAACTTGAAGCGCGTCTGCTGCAGAAGGACCAGTTCGAGGCGAATGACTTTCGATCAGGCTTCGTGTACGTGTCGCCCTGCCCGGGCGCGCTGAGGATCAATGAGATCCAGTACGAGCCGCCCCAGGATG includes:
- a CDS encoding lamin tail domain-containing protein yields the protein MGIRKSTKALVWTICLLANAPTSAQVVLNEVMFDPLGNEATDEFVELVNVGSDTVDLHGWKLGDQDEQDALIDAGHGLRAAPGQFILVLDPNYFEGSRVYDSVIPPSALVVTIDDASFGRSGFSNTSPETVLLISANGDTVSRYRYSLDNAPGHSDEKIDPTAGDGPENWANSLRVGGSPGAWNSVARTKSPWTVHLPGALSLVAVPEQEVLVELVVEGPYRETDTYIRLALFWDRDDDRHLDSAEVVQETSLLLPASSRSERVSLAFCPCCPGLFLLRGAMLSPVETVSDDSLCVRVAARVGDVRINEIYYRPESGQPEWVELANVSDRPVNLAGWRVKDATPGAGAEVPNAASSWLLAPGGLAVIAADTSGCGLGRLWPGRVFVPTGGFPSLNNNGDSVVVIDPVGKRIDAVGYLPSWGGGVGVSLERIRATGPSNERSNWASCRAPSGATPGMRNSVAPPDSDLSVAEVRAMAGCVEERARVEVRVANHGTAEMQGAVLGLRLWEGLPCIGSERYLSVPLPGTLAPGETSAVIESWLPAAPGWTKLEARLLQKDQFEANDFRSGFVYVSPCPGALRINEIQYEPPQDEAEWVEVVNVSAAPLSLDGWFLGDSRQRVRLDSIGQCIAPGGFGLIAASRMSSLLQPDVPLWVPRETWPALNNTGDAVVIVSPSGAVLDSVYYRPSWRRGGRGSLERLSTTADSQDSSNWAASIDPCGCTPGRENSVALRQVDLAVVSCEPVRAYWPESRKLLVEVRNVGLSPVAGGRIWARLGGGPFASAEVPGLGVGQSARLTLELDAPSPGGWPFEVLIQCLGDGRAENDTLRGQAYLSPPRNAVVVNEIYAQTTAGQHEWVELANTSAWDLDLQGWKLCDSRGRRYAASVREPCVLRAGGLCLLAEAPEVTAEWPDLPESAVAFPTPWPSLNDTGDELVLLDPNGLVQDSLAYRAEWGLARGFSLERVSKRAGSNEGGNWLRCTLPEGATPGRENSVSRTHPASANWLTVAPVPFSPDGDGRDDWLFVAIDLPVPTATVRLEVFDLLGRRVRTLADDQPCGPQRLFLWDGRTDAGMLCRTGAYIVSLRWWTGDGRSGTAVCTVALARP
- the secF gene encoding protein translocase subunit SecF; the encoded protein is MEFLRQPNLDFIGVRKYMYVLSASLIAIGVISLIVHRGPKYSIDFLGGTAVQLRFEKPVQIGSLRQALATVGLGQAEIKHFGASNEVLVRMPGSGQNPSLVNDVVGAMSRVLADNPVEVRRVERVGPKIGGELRRAAVYAVLISLALLLIYISWRFEFKFAVGAVAALFHDVMITLGVFSLLGQEISLTVLAAFLTLVGYSLNDTIVVYDRIRENLKIFRRDTLESVINKSVNQVLSRTIITSGTTFLVVLTLFFLGGEVIRGFALALLVGIIVGTYSSVYVASPIVIELERWAEARKSAQRRPRPA
- a CDS encoding amidohydrolase, coding for MATPKAALRRLRKLGIYRVVAVANAAVLYRDPAEADAELLRLRTQEAESLAAVVTVCPALPGWERDLERALQSGAAGVRLLPSYHGYSLLSGLVRQTLALLTDNGVPLVLPLRVEDERHQHPACTVPALTPDTVLQWLGSVKPQIPIVLQMGRFEEWRRIARELGKDAPVYFDLSFVNGPDGALETLADLVTPARLLFGTRFPLQYPEAKLEQLVLADLAEEDKQMIGQRNAEALFFHRGEQGR
- a CDS encoding amidohydrolase, translated to MFIDSHVHLDGLTEAYWRLADYYGVRKLLVSHLGMGEEDFSYDPGEHQVSRWNSAVLRACAGRPGRVEGICYANPRHGASAVEEVRRCLRAGMIGVKLWVSVRFDDARVYGVVRIAAAAGVPVLLHAWRKSIGQLENESTPDEVAHLARRFPEARFIMAHSGGDWSYGLRAVESLSSVWVDVACSVIDEGFLETAVARLGPKRILWGTDAPASALPIAVGKLRAAQLPRWVKARIAWKNAAELFALRV
- a CDS encoding STAS domain-containing protein yields the protein MTVAESIERGVIILRITGDVLGGPEAQEINERLRHHVRAGNKHVVLDVSDVGVVNSSGLGLLIAGLTIVRNAGGELRLANPSSRLRKLLEVTKLAHVFPVDPSVDAALAQLAIP
- a CDS encoding adenylosuccinate synthase, whose amino-acid sequence is MPVTVVVGAQWGDEGKGKVVDLLSERSDVVARYQGGANAGHTVVTQGRQLVLHLVPAGILHPGVTCVIGNGVVVDPWALIRELEELEAMGIAVDGRLLVSQQAHLVLPYHIEIDRFQEAVAEERIGTTGRGIGPAYVDKYARCGVRVQDLRDPEALREAVQRLTAAKNRLLTQVFGAAPLDPEKIWADLLATRPRILPLIADTSAFLAQAIAGGKRILAEGAQGTLLDVDFGTYPFVTSSSPTSGGACTGLGIGPTFIDRVLGVAKAYVTRVGNGPLPTELTGELGEALRRWGGEYGATTGRPRRCGWFDAVAARYAARVNGLDALLITKLDVLDQLETIRVCVAYEVDGERLETFPADCALLSRARPVYRDFAGWRRSICETTRWSDLPREAQHYVRALEELCGTPIALLSVGSERGRTIILRDDLLP